A stretch of Arthrobacter sp. NEB 688 DNA encodes these proteins:
- a CDS encoding threonine/serine exporter family protein: MSDPRTRRARILRGDLPTEPMPMADLLRRTPYRHARIPGASAPDPTIERGLDLALRVGALMLRCGAGAPQVEGAIAATAAAAGVDQVELDITLQSILVQARSAEGRQHTMLKVVRHTRFDYARLVAVHRLVESLVAGEVTPEEASDRLRQLKRTPRTYPKWAISLANAVLASAVAVVIGASALAALATIGVVLAVAGIARLHARVDLPEFYGNAINAFAATLLAGGLYAIGATGGIPFDESDFAFVVAGGIVAMLPGRTMASAIEDVIFGYPLTGAGRLLAVLLSLTGLIIGIASGLGAMLTLTRWTSSSFVSPDVLDLRVTQAPILPALLASLVVGLAAGVTVQSRRELILPMGLLTIVGVAVSAVLTRGPGVGSVTATGIAAVVVGVLGRLLAQRMDAPSLVLVVPASFGLLPGLTIFRGLYELVAQGEDSGLLTFQSGLSTLLSAGGVLLAIATGTVLGEYLAAPWDRHVRGSRRPRTDQVPR, encoded by the coding sequence GTGAGCGACCCCCGCACCCGGCGCGCCCGCATCCTGCGCGGCGACCTGCCCACCGAGCCGATGCCGATGGCCGACCTGCTGCGCCGCACGCCCTACCGGCACGCCCGCATCCCCGGTGCCTCCGCGCCCGACCCGACGATCGAGCGCGGGCTCGACCTCGCGCTGCGCGTCGGCGCGCTGATGCTGCGCTGCGGCGCCGGCGCGCCCCAGGTCGAGGGCGCGATCGCCGCCACGGCCGCCGCCGCCGGGGTCGACCAGGTCGAGCTCGACATCACCCTCCAGTCGATCCTCGTCCAGGCGCGCAGCGCCGAGGGCCGCCAGCACACGATGCTCAAGGTCGTGCGGCACACCCGCTTCGACTACGCGCGCCTCGTCGCCGTGCACCGCCTCGTCGAGTCGCTCGTCGCCGGCGAGGTGACCCCCGAGGAGGCCTCCGACCGGCTCCGGCAGCTCAAGCGGACCCCGCGCACCTACCCGAAGTGGGCCATCTCGCTCGCCAACGCCGTCCTCGCCTCCGCCGTCGCGGTCGTCATCGGCGCCAGCGCGCTCGCGGCGCTCGCGACCATCGGGGTCGTCCTCGCGGTCGCCGGGATCGCCCGGCTGCACGCGCGCGTCGACCTGCCCGAGTTCTACGGCAACGCGATCAACGCCTTCGCCGCCACGCTCCTCGCCGGTGGCCTCTACGCGATCGGCGCGACGGGGGGCATCCCCTTCGACGAGAGCGACTTCGCCTTCGTCGTGGCCGGCGGCATCGTCGCGATGCTGCCGGGGCGCACGATGGCCTCGGCGATCGAGGACGTCATCTTCGGCTACCCGCTGACCGGCGCCGGGCGGCTGCTCGCCGTCCTGCTGTCGCTCACCGGGCTGATCATCGGCATCGCGTCCGGGCTCGGCGCGATGCTCACGCTCACCCGCTGGACCAGCAGCAGCTTCGTCTCACCGGACGTGCTGGACCTGCGGGTCACGCAGGCGCCGATCCTCCCGGCCCTGCTCGCCTCGCTCGTCGTCGGGCTGGCCGCCGGTGTCACCGTGCAGAGCCGCCGGGAGCTCATCCTCCCGATGGGGCTGCTCACCATCGTCGGGGTCGCGGTCTCGGCGGTGCTCACCCGCGGCCCGGGGGTCGGGTCCGTCACGGCCACCGGCATCGCGGCCGTCGTGGTCGGGGTGCTCGGCCGGCTGCTGGCCCAACGGATGGACGCTCCCTCCCTCGTCCTCGTCGTGCCCGCGAGCTTCGGCCTGCTGCCCGGCCTGACGATCTTCCGCGGCCTCTACGAGCTCGTCGCCCAGGGTGAGGACTCGGGGCTGCTCACCTTCCAGTCCGGTCTCTCGACCCTGCTGTCGGCCGGTGGCGTGCTGCTGGCCATCGCGACCGGCACCGTCCTCGGCGAGTA
- a CDS encoding serine/threonine-protein kinase: MTADAPVDGHPSPDPDDPGTHARLGPYRLVQRLGEGGMGVVHLGLDRHGRAVAVKVLRAHVAHDPDARRRLAREVDTLGRIRSPFVAPVVDADVDGDTPYVVTRFIDGPALDHHVAARGPLPPPELHRLADGLAQALEAIHAADVVHRDVKPGNVLLVDGDPVLIDFGIAHVVDDVRLTSVGLVMGTPGYLAPEVVHGDDVTDATDWWGWAATTAFAASGTPPFGSGGMNAVLARVAAGEPDLVAVDPRIEPLLYAALSPYPDERPHQHEVVRALERYARGELATSAIEVRRARPATQALPAAGTAVLPAPVGPTTPAASAALPPVAPRVQRQPQVQPLPPPPTGAGRPGPPPHALPPAPYTGERDDDVLEARTDPRIGLPTRSGVLLALLALLAGLAAAAPLVALGALAVWMVLARTADRSVTSLVVRRHERGARGSDVAVAVVSSPWHAVVGAVGTLVTLALPLLVGVSAMFAGALVVGGLTGGSTRADGVVPLLAGGVFTALTAWWGPGGASLRRGSRSLVRGGTAHPGVRQVLVVALLLGGALLTALTVSRGGPSWWPLQEAPGWVDQVVPQL, from the coding sequence ATGACCGCCGACGCCCCCGTGGACGGACATCCGTCCCCGGACCCCGACGACCCGGGGACGCATGCCCGGCTCGGGCCGTACCGGCTGGTCCAGCGCCTCGGCGAGGGCGGGATGGGCGTCGTCCACCTCGGGCTCGACCGCCACGGCCGGGCGGTCGCCGTCAAGGTCCTGCGCGCCCACGTCGCCCACGACCCCGACGCCCGCCGCCGCCTGGCCCGCGAGGTCGACACGCTCGGACGCATCCGCAGCCCCTTCGTCGCGCCGGTCGTCGACGCCGACGTCGACGGCGACACCCCCTACGTCGTGACCCGCTTCATCGACGGGCCCGCGCTCGACCACCACGTCGCGGCGCGCGGCCCGCTGCCCCCGCCCGAGCTGCACCGCCTCGCCGACGGCCTGGCCCAGGCGCTCGAGGCCATCCACGCCGCCGACGTCGTGCACCGCGACGTCAAGCCGGGCAACGTCCTCCTCGTCGACGGCGACCCCGTGCTCATCGACTTCGGCATCGCCCACGTCGTCGACGACGTGCGCCTCACGAGCGTCGGCCTCGTCATGGGCACGCCGGGCTACCTCGCGCCCGAGGTCGTCCACGGCGACGACGTGACCGACGCGACCGACTGGTGGGGATGGGCGGCCACGACCGCCTTCGCGGCGAGCGGCACCCCGCCCTTCGGCAGCGGCGGGATGAACGCCGTCCTGGCCCGGGTCGCGGCCGGCGAGCCCGACCTCGTCGCGGTCGACCCCCGCATCGAGCCCCTGCTCTATGCGGCGCTCTCGCCCTACCCGGACGAGCGGCCGCACCAGCACGAGGTCGTGCGCGCCCTCGAGCGCTACGCCCGCGGCGAGCTCGCGACCTCGGCGATCGAGGTGCGCCGGGCCCGGCCCGCGACCCAGGCCCTCCCGGCCGCCGGCACCGCGGTCCTCCCCGCCCCGGTGGGCCCCACCACCCCGGCGGCCTCCGCCGCGCTGCCGCCGGTGGCCCCCCGGGTCCAGCGCCAGCCGCAGGTCCAGCCCCTCCCGCCGCCCCCCACCGGCGCCGGCCGCCCGGGCCCGCCGCCCCACGCCCTCCCGCCCGCCCCCTATACCGGCGAGCGCGACGACGACGTCCTCGAGGCGCGCACCGACCCGCGCATCGGCCTGCCGACCCGCTCCGGCGTGCTGCTGGCGCTGCTCGCCCTCCTCGCCGGGCTGGCCGCCGCGGCGCCGCTCGTCGCCCTCGGCGCCCTCGCGGTGTGGATGGTCCTCGCCCGCACCGCCGACCGGTCGGTCACCTCCCTCGTCGTGCGCCGCCACGAACGGGGCGCGCGCGGCAGCGACGTCGCGGTCGCCGTCGTCAGCAGCCCGTGGCACGCGGTCGTCGGGGCCGTCGGCACCCTCGTGACGCTCGCCCTCCCGCTGCTCGTCGGGGTCTCGGCGATGTTCGCCGGCGCCCTCGTCGTCGGGGGGCTGACCGGCGGGTCGACCCGCGCCGACGGCGTCGTGCCCCTCCTCGCCGGCGGGGTCTTCACCGCCCTCACCGCGTGGTGGGGGCCCGGCGGCGCGAGCCTGCGCCGCGGCAGCCGCAGCCTCGTGCGCGGAGGCACGGCGCACCCCGGCGTCCGGCAGGTCCTCGTCGTCGCGCTCCTGCTCGGCGGGGCCCTCCTCACCGCGCTGACCGTCAGCCGCGGCGGGCCGTCGTGGTGGCCGCTCCAGGAGGCCCCGGGCTGGGTCGACCAGGTGGTGCCGCAGCTGTGA
- a CDS encoding CBS domain-containing protein: protein MRIADVVKRKGDVVVTVRPDATVTELLALLAEHRIGAVVVSGDGSTVHGIVSERDVVRHLHSDGAGLLDAPVERIMTADVHTCTPEDSLEDLASRMTERRIRHVPVVVDGALGAIVSIGDIVKFRIDTLQAERDQLRDYIQQ from the coding sequence ATGAGGATCGCGGACGTCGTCAAGCGCAAGGGTGATGTGGTCGTCACGGTGCGGCCCGACGCCACCGTCACCGAGCTGCTGGCCCTCCTGGCCGAGCACCGGATCGGCGCGGTCGTCGTCAGCGGTGACGGCTCGACGGTGCACGGCATCGTCAGCGAGCGCGACGTCGTGCGGCACCTGCACTCCGACGGCGCCGGCCTCCTCGACGCCCCGGTGGAGCGGATCATGACCGCCGACGTGCACACCTGTACCCCCGAGGACTCCCTCGAGGACCTCGCCTCGCGGATGACCGAGCGGCGCATCCGGCACGTCCCGGTCGTCGTCGACGGCGCACTTGGCGCGATCGTCAGCATCGGCGACATCGTCAAGTTCCGGATCGACACGCTGCAGGCCGAGCGCGACCAGCTGCGCGACTACATCCAGCAGTAG
- the ugpC gene encoding sn-glycerol-3-phosphate ABC transporter ATP-binding protein UgpC, with protein MATVKFDEATRIYPGNDTPSVDKLNIDIADGEFLVLVGPSGCGKSTSLRMLAGLEEVNGGKIWIGDRDVTDLSPKDRDVAMVFQNYALYPHMTVADNMGFALKIAGVDKGEIRKRVEEAAKILDLTQYLERKPKALSGGQRQRVAMGRAIVRSPQVFLMDEPLSNLDAKLRVQTRTQIASLQRRLGVTTVYVTHDQVEAMTMGDRIALLKDGILQQCATPREMYDNPANLFVAGFIGSPAMNLVTVPASSDGAKFGNHSVAIPREGLEHGGSHVVVGVRPEDVEITTNNDGLELTVDVVEELGADAYVYGTPTDSNISLVGGDDNLAKPFIARVDGRSVPEKGSKVYVYPKAQHMHVFDPDSGKRL; from the coding sequence ATGGCAACTGTGAAGTTCGACGAGGCCACCCGCATCTACCCGGGCAACGACACCCCCTCGGTCGACAAGCTGAACATCGACATCGCCGACGGGGAGTTCCTCGTCCTCGTCGGTCCCTCCGGCTGCGGCAAGTCCACCTCGCTGCGCATGCTCGCCGGCCTCGAGGAGGTCAACGGCGGCAAGATCTGGATCGGTGACCGCGACGTCACCGACCTCTCGCCGAAGGACCGCGACGTCGCGATGGTCTTCCAGAACTACGCGCTGTACCCGCACATGACGGTCGCCGACAACATGGGCTTCGCCCTGAAGATCGCCGGCGTCGACAAGGGCGAGATCCGCAAGCGCGTCGAGGAGGCCGCGAAGATCCTCGACCTCACCCAGTACCTCGAGCGCAAGCCGAAGGCCCTCTCCGGTGGCCAGCGCCAGCGCGTCGCCATGGGCCGCGCGATCGTCCGCAGCCCGCAGGTCTTCCTCATGGACGAGCCGCTGTCGAACCTCGACGCCAAGCTCCGCGTCCAGACCCGCACGCAGATCGCCAGCCTCCAGCGCCGCCTCGGCGTCACGACCGTCTACGTCACGCACGACCAGGTCGAGGCCATGACGATGGGCGACCGCATCGCGCTGCTCAAGGACGGCATCCTCCAGCAGTGCGCGACCCCGCGCGAGATGTACGACAACCCGGCCAACCTCTTCGTCGCCGGCTTCATCGGCTCCCCCGCGATGAACCTCGTCACCGTCCCGGCCTCGTCCGACGGCGCGAAGTTCGGCAACCACTCGGTCGCCATCCCCCGCGAGGGCCTCGAGCACGGCGGCTCGCACGTCGTCGTCGGCGTGCGCCCCGAGGACGTCGAGATCACGACGAACAACGACGGCCTCGAGCTGACCGTCGACGTCGTCGAGGAGCTCGGCGCCGACGCGTACGTCTACGGCACGCCGACCGACAGCAACATCAGCCTCGTCGGTGGCGACGACAACCTGGCCAAGCCGTTCATCGCGCGCGTCGACGGCCGCTCGGTCCCCGAGAAGGGCTCGAAGGTCTACGTCTACCCCAAGGCGCAGCACATGCACGTCTTCGACCCCGACAGCGGCAAGCGCCTCTGA
- a CDS encoding DUF4032 domain-containing protein — protein sequence MALELTAARPDPALLDLPWRIPLEEWPEEILAALPRGISRHVVRFVRLSGRVLAIKEIKDDIARREYEMLRNLRRLHMPSVEPFAVVSGRIGLDGEPLDACLVTRHLQYSLPYRALYSQSLRKGTATRLIDALAVLLVRLHLTGFWWGDVSLSNTLFRRDAGAFAAYLVDAETGELRNRLSDGQREHDLEIARVNIAGELMDLDAGGLLQEERDPVDVSERIVTRYRELWAELTNAETIDDTERWRVDDRIRRLNKLGFDVDELEITTDIDGTSIRLQPKVVDSGHHSRRLLRLTGLDVRENQARRLLNDLEVYSAATGRQGEDEEIIAHDWLAQVYEPVTRGVPRDLVAKLEPAEVFHEVLEHRWYMAERAQHDVPIRDVLEDYVAKVLPGKPDERAVLGVDTEELPVIADQ from the coding sequence ATGGCCCTCGAGCTCACCGCCGCCCGCCCCGACCCCGCGCTCCTCGACCTGCCCTGGCGCATCCCGCTCGAGGAGTGGCCCGAGGAGATCCTCGCCGCCCTCCCCCGCGGCATCTCGCGCCACGTCGTGCGCTTCGTCCGCCTCTCCGGGCGCGTCCTGGCCATCAAGGAGATCAAGGACGACATCGCCCGCCGCGAGTACGAGATGCTGCGCAACCTGCGACGGCTGCACATGCCCTCGGTCGAGCCGTTCGCGGTCGTCAGCGGGCGCATCGGCCTGGACGGCGAGCCGCTCGACGCCTGCCTCGTCACCCGGCACCTCCAGTACTCGCTGCCCTACCGCGCGCTCTACAGCCAGTCGCTGCGCAAGGGGACGGCGACCCGGCTCATCGACGCCCTCGCGGTGCTCCTCGTCCGGCTGCACCTCACGGGGTTCTGGTGGGGTGACGTCTCGTTGTCCAACACCCTCTTCCGCCGGGATGCCGGGGCGTTCGCCGCGTACCTCGTCGACGCCGAGACCGGCGAGCTGCGCAACCGCCTGAGCGACGGGCAGCGCGAGCACGACCTCGAGATCGCACGGGTCAACATCGCCGGCGAGCTGATGGACCTCGATGCCGGCGGCCTGCTCCAGGAGGAGCGCGACCCCGTCGACGTCAGCGAGCGCATCGTCACCCGCTACCGCGAGCTGTGGGCCGAGCTGACGAACGCCGAGACCATCGACGACACCGAGCGCTGGCGGGTCGACGACCGCATCCGACGGCTCAACAAGCTGGGCTTCGACGTCGACGAGCTCGAGATCACCACCGACATCGACGGCACCTCGATCCGGCTGCAGCCCAAGGTGGTCGACTCCGGTCACCACTCGCGCCGGCTGCTGCGCCTCACCGGGCTGGACGTCCGCGAGAACCAGGCGCGCCGCCTGCTCAACGACCTCGAGGTGTACTCGGCGGCCACGGGGCGGCAGGGCGAGGACGAGGAGATCATCGCGCACGACTGGCTCGCGCAGGTCTACGAGCCGGTGACGCGGGGCGTGCCGCGCGACCTCGTCGCGAAGCTCGAGCCGGCCGAGGTCTTCCACGAGGTGCTCGAGCACCGCTGGTACATGGCCGAGCGCGCGCAGCACGACGTCCCCATCCGGGACGTCCTCGAGGACTACGTCGCGAAGGTGCTGCCGGGCAAGCCGGACGAGCGCGCGGTCCTCGGCGTCGACACCGAGGAGCTGCCGGTCATCGCCGACCAGTGA
- a CDS encoding RDD family protein, whose protein sequence is MSDQHPPEPTSPQTPPTPGAPASAPQPYPAPAAGQGYPPQQPPPGAQQNPYGGWTTAPAFSGGQAPPESVPYVEAHFGPVASFGDRVLALLIDTAASFLPLLLMLAGIPFIVAGAPDRTGVDEYGMTTYGDTNGALIAVGIAVIVLFWLVGVGFQLWNRVFRMGRRGQSIGKSVVGLKLVDARTGAPIGAGSCFVRELVSGVVNSAVYLSYLWMLWDDNRQTVADKAVHSTVIKVPKA, encoded by the coding sequence ATGAGCGACCAGCACCCCCCGGAGCCGACCTCCCCCCAGACCCCGCCGACCCCGGGAGCGCCGGCGTCGGCCCCGCAGCCGTACCCCGCTCCCGCTGCGGGACAGGGGTACCCGCCGCAGCAGCCGCCGCCCGGAGCACAGCAGAACCCGTACGGCGGGTGGACCACGGCGCCGGCCTTCTCCGGCGGGCAGGCACCCCCCGAGTCGGTGCCCTACGTCGAGGCCCACTTCGGGCCGGTCGCGTCCTTCGGCGACCGCGTCCTCGCGCTGCTCATCGACACGGCCGCGAGCTTCCTGCCGCTACTCCTCATGCTCGCCGGCATCCCCTTCATCGTCGCCGGGGCGCCCGACCGCACGGGGGTCGACGAGTACGGGATGACGACGTACGGCGACACCAACGGGGCGCTCATCGCCGTCGGCATCGCCGTCATCGTCCTGTTCTGGCTCGTGGGCGTCGGCTTCCAGCTCTGGAACCGGGTCTTCCGGATGGGCCGGCGCGGGCAGAGCATCGGCAAGTCCGTCGTCGGGCTGAAGCTCGTCGACGCCCGGACCGGCGCCCCGATCGGCGCGGGGAGCTGCTTCGTGCGCGAGCTGGTCAGCGGTGTCGTCAACAGCGCCGTCTACCTCTCCTACCTCTGGATGCTCTGGGACGACAACCGCCAGACCGTCGCCGACAAGGCGGTCCACTCGACGGTCATCAAGGTGCCGAAGGCCTGA
- a CDS encoding DUF4190 domain-containing protein, which yields MSSSTPPPPPPPPGGSYPPPPEPEETGDSSAAGGYPPPPPPPGGAGGYTAPPSMPVPGGTPGGGLGGNNTKAVIALVLGILGLVFAICCSILGLLLGIGGAVLGYMAKQEIGRTGQAGRGLAQGGFVTGIIAVVLAIIMMALGAANFAANYTN from the coding sequence ATGAGCAGCAGCACGCCCCCGCCCCCGCCGCCCCCGCCCGGTGGGAGCTACCCGCCCCCGCCGGAGCCCGAGGAGACGGGCGACTCGTCCGCGGCCGGTGGCTACCCGCCGCCCCCGCCGCCGCCCGGTGGCGCCGGTGGCTACACCGCCCCGCCGAGCATGCCCGTCCCCGGCGGCACCCCCGGTGGTGGCCTCGGTGGCAACAACACCAAGGCGGTCATCGCCCTCGTCCTCGGCATCCTCGGCCTGGTCTTCGCCATCTGCTGCTCGATCCTCGGGCTGCTGCTGGGCATCGGCGGCGCCGTGCTCGGCTACATGGCCAAGCAGGAGATCGGCCGCACCGGCCAGGCGGGCCGCGGTCTGGCCCAGGGCGGCTTCGTCACCGGCATCATCGCCGTCGTCCTCGCGATCATCATGATGGCGCTGGGCGCGGCCAACTTCGCCGCGAACTACACCAACTGA
- a CDS encoding DUF2752 domain-containing protein — MTTHVGGLGSLSPRVWWGAAGVAVAGGAAWLATHSPYEAGHYPGCFLYSTTGLYCPACGGTRATYDLLHGDVGAAFARHPLVPPLYLAVALYLAYRLVRARQGRPVRVVIPNWLPVAIGVGVLVFGVLRNLPGAEFLSPA, encoded by the coding sequence ATGACGACCCACGTCGGCGGCCTCGGCTCCCTCTCACCACGCGTGTGGTGGGGGGCGGCCGGGGTCGCCGTCGCCGGTGGGGCCGCCTGGCTGGCGACCCACTCGCCGTACGAGGCCGGTCACTACCCCGGCTGCTTCCTCTACTCGACCACCGGGCTGTACTGCCCCGCGTGCGGCGGCACCCGGGCCACCTACGACCTCCTCCACGGGGACGTCGGCGCCGCCTTCGCGCGCCACCCCCTCGTCCCGCCGCTCTACCTCGCCGTCGCGCTCTACCTGGCCTACCGCCTCGTGCGGGCGCGGCAGGGACGGCCCGTGCGCGTCGTCATCCCCAACTGGCTGCCCGTCGCGATCGGGGTGGGCGTGCTCGTCTTCGGCGTGCTGCGCAACCTCCCCGGCGCGGAGTTCCTCTCCCCCGCCTGA
- the rlmB gene encoding 23S rRNA (guanosine(2251)-2'-O)-methyltransferase RlmB — MAGNSQRRGAVRKSNKKGSTVGSGGQRRRGLEGKGPTPKAGDRPNHKAHKMAKAGEKRAGGRPPQRSPKKAAASSEVVAGRNSVLEALRAHVPVTTMYVAGRIDSDDRVREAIKTATERSIPILETPRGELDRLTDGAVHQGLALQVPPYSYADPRDLVDPEQPGIPLVVALDGITDPRNLGAIVRSVAAFGGHGVVVPSRRSAGMTASAWKTSAGAAARIPVAQATNLTRALEDYRKAGFFVIGLDMEGDVELPDLELASEPLVIVVGSEGKGLSRLVRETCDQIVSVPMSSAVESLNAGIATGVTLYEVARRRRR; from the coding sequence GTGGCCGGCAACTCCCAGCGCCGTGGCGCCGTGCGCAAGAGCAACAAGAAGGGCTCCACCGTCGGCTCTGGTGGCCAGCGCCGCCGCGGCCTCGAGGGCAAGGGCCCGACCCCCAAGGCCGGTGACCGCCCGAACCACAAGGCGCACAAGATGGCCAAGGCGGGCGAGAAGCGCGCCGGCGGTCGTCCGCCGCAGCGCTCGCCGAAGAAGGCGGCCGCCTCGAGCGAGGTCGTCGCCGGGCGCAACTCCGTCCTCGAGGCGCTGCGCGCACACGTGCCGGTGACGACGATGTACGTCGCGGGCCGCATCGACTCCGACGACCGCGTCCGCGAGGCGATCAAGACCGCCACCGAGCGCTCGATCCCCATCCTCGAGACGCCGCGCGGCGAGCTCGACCGGCTGACCGACGGCGCCGTGCACCAGGGGCTCGCGCTCCAGGTGCCGCCGTACTCCTACGCCGACCCGCGCGACCTCGTCGACCCCGAGCAGCCGGGCATCCCGCTCGTCGTCGCGCTCGACGGCATCACCGACCCGCGCAACCTCGGTGCGATCGTCCGCTCCGTGGCGGCCTTCGGCGGGCACGGCGTCGTCGTCCCGAGCCGCCGCTCCGCCGGGATGACCGCCAGCGCGTGGAAGACCTCCGCCGGTGCCGCCGCGCGCATCCCGGTCGCCCAGGCCACCAACCTGACCCGGGCGCTCGAGGACTACCGCAAGGCCGGCTTCTTCGTCATCGGTCTCGACATGGAGGGTGACGTCGAGCTGCCCGACCTCGAGCTGGCGTCCGAGCCGCTCGTCATCGTCGTCGGCTCCGAGGGCAAGGGGCTCTCGCGGCTCGTGCGCGAGACGTGCGACCAGATCGTGTCGGTGCCGATGAGCTCGGCCGTCGAGTCGCTCAACGCCGGCATCGCCACCGGCGTCACGCTCTACGAGGTCGCGCGCCGCCGTCGCCGCTGA
- the cysS gene encoding cysteine--tRNA ligase, translated as MTLRLFDSLTRELRDFVPVVPGKAGIYICGLTTQAPPHIGHVRFAVAFDVLRRWLATGHGYDVTLIRNVTDIDDKILAKSAEAGEPWFALSYRNEMETAESLAALGVLPPTYEPRATGHVPEMVELMQTLVDSGHAYAAADDSADVYFDVRSWPSYGELTRQSVEDMSDAEDADPRGKRDPRDFALWKGRKADEPETASWPTPFGAGRPGWHLECSAMARKYLGDTFDIHGGGVDLRFPHHENEVAQSRAAGLGFANYWLHNAWVTMGGEKMSKSLGNSLRVSEVVREHRPLAVRYYLTAAHYRSTIEYHEGSIEEATATVERIEGFLRRALPGVDTLVPDGSAELPADFREAMDDDLGVSDALAALHQAVRAGNVALDDGDQDDAATIARQVVAMADVLGVNPLDPHWASGGSESDDMTAALDALVADRVAARAQARAARDYETADAIRDALTAAGIAVEDTAAGARWTIIRGKGD; from the coding sequence GGCGGGGATCTACATCTGTGGGCTCACGACGCAGGCGCCGCCGCACATCGGGCACGTCCGCTTCGCCGTGGCGTTCGACGTCCTGCGCCGCTGGCTGGCGACCGGGCACGGCTACGACGTCACGCTCATCCGCAACGTCACCGACATCGACGACAAGATCCTCGCCAAGTCGGCGGAGGCCGGCGAGCCCTGGTTCGCCCTCAGCTACCGCAACGAGATGGAGACCGCCGAGTCGCTCGCCGCGCTCGGGGTGCTCCCGCCCACGTACGAGCCGCGCGCCACCGGCCACGTCCCCGAGATGGTCGAGCTGATGCAGACCCTCGTCGACTCCGGCCACGCCTACGCCGCCGCGGACGACTCGGCGGACGTCTACTTCGACGTCCGCAGCTGGCCGAGCTACGGCGAGCTGACCCGGCAGAGCGTCGAGGACATGTCCGACGCCGAGGACGCCGACCCCCGCGGCAAGCGCGACCCGCGCGACTTCGCCCTCTGGAAGGGCCGCAAGGCCGACGAGCCCGAGACCGCGTCGTGGCCGACCCCGTTCGGCGCCGGCCGCCCCGGCTGGCACCTCGAGTGCTCCGCGATGGCCCGCAAGTACCTCGGCGACACCTTCGACATCCACGGCGGTGGGGTCGACCTGCGCTTCCCGCACCACGAGAACGAGGTCGCGCAGTCGCGCGCCGCGGGCCTCGGGTTCGCCAACTACTGGCTGCACAACGCCTGGGTGACGATGGGCGGCGAGAAGATGAGCAAGTCGCTCGGCAACTCGCTGCGCGTCTCCGAGGTCGTGCGCGAGCACCGTCCGCTGGCCGTGCGCTACTACCTGACCGCCGCGCACTACCGCTCGACGATCGAGTACCACGAGGGCTCGATCGAGGAGGCGACCGCCACCGTCGAGCGCATCGAGGGCTTCCTGCGTCGTGCGCTGCCCGGGGTCGACACCCTCGTCCCCGACGGCAGCGCCGAGCTGCCCGCCGACTTCCGCGAGGCGATGGACGACGACCTGGGCGTGTCCGACGCCCTCGCCGCGCTCCACCAGGCGGTGCGCGCGGGCAACGTCGCGCTCGACGACGGCGACCAGGACGACGCCGCGACCATCGCGCGTCAGGTCGTCGCGATGGCCGACGTCCTCGGGGTCAACCCGCTCGACCCGCACTGGGCCTCGGGCGGGTCCGAGTCCGACGACATGACGGCGGCGCTCGACGCGCTCGTCGCCGACCGCGTCGCCGCCCGGGCCCAGGCCCGCGCCGCGCGCGACTACGAGACCGCCGACGCCATCCGCGACGCGCTGACCGCCGCGGGGATCGCCGTGGAGGACACCGCCGCCGGAGCCCGGTGGACCATCATCCGAGGAAAGGGCGACTGA